One segment of Balaenoptera ricei isolate mBalRic1 chromosome 8, mBalRic1.hap2, whole genome shotgun sequence DNA contains the following:
- the OVCH2 gene encoding ovochymase-2, whose product MHMSKNKLILLLGMICLEWSKSATLSLPKAPTCGQSLVKSRPLNYLNIFSRIVGGRQVEKGSYPWQVSLKRRQKHVCGGTIISPEWVITAAHCVANRNIASTFNVTAGEYDLSYIEPGEQTLTIETIIIHPYFSTKKPMDYDIALLKMAGAFHFDQSVRPVCLPEPGEQFEPGFICTTTGWGRLNEDGVVPQVLQEVNLPILTQDECITALLTLQKPISGRTFLCTGFPDGGRDACQGDSGGSLMCRNKKGTWTLAGVTSWGLGCGRGWRNNLQKDDQGSPGIFTDLTKVLPWIHKHIQIGKLRKHSRASCSEQDRVIRASKGELHFPESPFLYYESKQMCVWTLFVPEGMHVLLNFSHFDAESCHHNYLSIYSLEDTLIGKFCGDSLASSVRVGSNAIRLRFISDATDYAVGFNLTYKALKPNYLPDSGCSSLTILFEEGLIQSLHYPEDYGNMASCNWVFQAPKHHLVKLSFQNLEIEESGDCTTDYVSVHRDVERKKEIARLCGFVVPAPVVSISRVMSISFQSDENMTFRGFQATVSFIPKTDFNISGLENESVFLETWNVLPEESSASGEIWRERHAHTENIIRT is encoded by the exons ATGCATATGAGCAAGAATAAGCTCATTTTACTGCTTGGAATGATCTGTTTGGAATGGAGTAAATCTGcaactctctctctccccaaag ctCCCACTTGTGGGCAGAGTCTGGTTAAGTCACGGCCTTTGAATTACCTTAACATTTTCAGTCGCATTGTTGGGGGAAGACAAGTGGAAAAGGGTTCCTACCCTTGGCAG GTGTCTTTGAAACGAAGGCAGAAGCATGTCTGTGGTGGGACCATCATCTCTCCAGAGTGGGTGATCACAGCTGCTCACTGTGTTGCAAACAG AAATATTGCATCAACTTTCAACGTTACTGCTGGAGAATATGACTTGAGCTATATAGAGCCAGGAGAGCAAACCCTCACCATTGAAACCATCATCATACACCCATATTTCTCTACCAAGAAACCAATGGATTACGATATTGCTCTTTTGAAGATGGCTGGAGCTTTCCATTTTG ACCAGTCTGTGAGGCCCGTGTGTCTTCCAGAACCAGGGGAACAATTTGAGCCTGGATTTATTTGTACAACCACAGGCTGGGGCCGCTTGAATGAAG ATGGTGTCGTCCCACAAGTCTTGCAGGAAGTGAACCTGCCCATTTTGACCCAGGATGAGTGTATTACAGCTCTGTTGACCTTACAGAAACCCATTAGTGGGCGGACCTTTCTCTGCACAGGCTTCCCAGATGGAGGAAGAGATGCATGTCAG GGAGACTCAGGAGGTTCCCTCATGTGCCGGAATAAGAAAGGGACTTGGACTCTGGCTGGTGTGACTTCCTGGGGTTTGGGCTGTGGTCGAGGATGGAGAAATAATCTGCAGAAAGATGATCAAGGATCCCCTGGGATCTTCACAGATCTTACTAAAGTGCTTCCCTGGATCCACAAACACATCCAAATTG ggAAGCTGAGAAAGCACTCCAGAG CCTCATGCAGTGAGCAGGATCGTGTGATCAGAGCATCAAAAGGGGAGCTGCACTTCCCAGAAAGCCCCTTCCTGTATTATGAGAGCAAGCA AATGTGTGTCTGGACCCTGTTTGTACCAGAGGGAATGCACGTGCTCCTCAATTTTTCCCACTTCGATGCAGAGTCTTGTCACCACAATTACCTGTCAATATATTCTTTAGAAGACACACTTATTG GGAAATTCTGTGGAGACAGCCTGGCTTCATCGGTTCGTGTTGGCTCCAATGCTATAAGGCTGAGGTTCATCTCTGATGCCACAGATTATGCTGTTGGGTTTAATCTCACGTATAAAGCTCTTAAACCAAACTACCTTCCTG ATTCAGGCTGCAGCTCCTTAACTATCCTTTTTGAAGAAGGCCTCATACAGAGTCTTCACTATCCCGAAGACTACGGCAACATGGCCAGCTGCAACTGGGTTTTTCAAGCCCCCAAACATCACCTAGTTAAG CTTTCCTTTCAGAACCTGGAAATAGAAGAAAGTGGAGATTGCACTACCGACTATGTGAGCGTGCACAGGGatgtagaaaggaagaaagaaatag CTCGACTGTGTGGCTTTGTTGTCCCCGCCCCTGTGGTGAGCATCTCCAGGGTCATGTCCATCAGCTTCCAGTCCGATGAAAACATGACCTTCAGAGGCTTCCAGGCTACAGTCTCCTTCATTCCTAAAACAG ATTTTAACATCTCCGGATTAGAGAATGAATCAGTGTTTCTGGAGACATGGAATGTACTACCTGAAGAATCCAGTGCTTCTG gggaaatttggagagaGAGACACGCACACACGGAGAACATCATACGgacatga